A genomic stretch from Hemicordylus capensis ecotype Gifberg chromosome 5, rHemCap1.1.pri, whole genome shotgun sequence includes:
- the LOC128328240 gene encoding protocadherin-23-like, whose protein sequence is MCTVRVNISNTPESYSMLPVHTVSVSIAASTVLFLFLAICLAVLIVRCRRKDAANSSIKKEMPCSSAADLNNENNTPKNAQETDIPATSYLPMGAIAEWLHLVGIRERKDIGNACRNSDSSGHGSAEGETTEDEEIKRINEHPCRKGSGSALSDRGSRIPDSGIPRDSDQLSCQSGETDVVAVSQVVETVPSFKDGGGGEEIRECDTRYTCNKVLSQALQNMGIKEKDIMADIAREYIFVPDDQNSHYGSLATLVDSDEDLRGCYNWDYLLNWEPRFKPLASVFSDIAELKDESLKTHSFPKEKKSFIFPPPLITSVAQPGLKTVPPRMATLLPGQAFKKYPRSPLIHHLRYPSSAMTPSFSPSLSLLTMQTPTASPVSPHPNLKGMCPGGLSTEEDIQV, encoded by the coding sequence ATGTGTACAGTTCGAGTAAACATTTCTAACACTCCTGAGAGCTATTCCATGTTGCCAGTACACACGGTATCTGTTAGCATTGCTGCCTCTACTGTACTGTTCCTATTTCTTGCAATCTGCCTTGCTGTGCTTATTGTGAGATGCAGAAGAAAAGATGCAGCAAACTCCAGCATCAAGAAAGAGATGCCATGCTCCTCAGCTGCTGATTTGAATAATGAAAACAACACTCCTAAAAATGCCCAGGAAACTGATATCCCTGCAACCAGTTACCTTCCCATGGGTGCCATAGCTGAGTGGCTACATTTGGTAGGCATCAGAGAAAGGAAGGACATTGGTAATGCTTGCAGGAATTCAGACTCTAGTGGGCATGGGTCCGCAGAAGGAGAAACAACAGAAGATGAAGAAATAAAGAGGATAAATGAGCATCCCTGCCGGAAGGGTTCTGGATCAGCTTTAAGTGACCGAGGTTCACGTATACCAGACTCAGGAATTCCCAGGGATTCTGATCAGCTTTCCTGTCAATCTGGAGAGACAGATGTGGTGGCTGTTTCTCAAGTTGTAGAGACTGTTCCTTCCTTCAAagatggtgggggaggagaagaaataAGAGAGTGTGACACAAGGTATACTTGCAATAAAGTACTGTCACAAGCACTCCAAAATATGGGTATAAAGGAAAAAGACATCATGGCTGACATTGCAAGAGAATATATCTTTGTACCTGATGACCAGAACTCTCATTATGGATCTCTTGCTACCCTAGTAGACTCTGATGAGGATCTTAGAGGTTGCTATAACTGGGATTACTTGCTAAATTGGGAGCCCAGGTTTAAACCTCTTGCCTCTGTGTTCAGTGATATTGCAGAACTGAAGGACGAAAGCCTAAAAACACACAGCTTTCCTAAGGAGAAGAAATCTTTtatttttccccctcccttgaTTACTTCTGTAGCTCAACCTGGTTTAAAGACAGTCCCCCCACGAATGGCAACTCTACTGCCAGGTCAGGCATTTAAAAAATACCCTCGCTCACCCCTCATTCATCACTTGAGATATCCTTCATCAGCCATGACTCCCAGTTTTTCCCCTTCTCTGTCTCTGCTTACTATGCAGACGCCTACAGCTTCACCAGTATCCCCGCATCCTAACCTGAAGGGGATGTGCCCAGGTGGACTTTCAACAGAGGAAGACATTCAAGTATAG